In a single window of the Halobacteriovorax sp. DA5 genome:
- a CDS encoding serine protease, whose translation MNRLLPIFILLITPSIFALEKSICGNDDRIPSNEPKVGRALRNETATDACTVTMISKSCALSVGHCKKYFNIIEFNTPESDKNGINYSSKEDTYKVDQSSITLSDAGPGNDWAVMKILPNETTQKYAGDVQGFYELDYSVAASKSLISITGYGVDTEAERSFAQQNGIGYIESIGRTGLIRHKVDTTGGNSGSSIINLKSGKIVGVHSHGGCSINHYSNTTNLGTSVSTNISFNKAIQACLDSE comes from the coding sequence ATGAATAGATTATTACCTATTTTTATATTACTTATCACGCCTTCAATATTTGCCTTAGAAAAGTCAATATGTGGTAATGATGATCGAATTCCTTCAAATGAACCCAAGGTAGGTAGAGCTCTTCGTAATGAAACTGCAACTGATGCCTGTACAGTCACGATGATTTCAAAAAGTTGCGCCCTATCAGTAGGCCACTGCAAGAAGTACTTTAATATCATCGAATTCAATACGCCTGAATCTGACAAAAATGGCATAAACTACTCATCTAAAGAAGACACATATAAAGTAGATCAAAGCTCAATTACTCTTAGTGATGCTGGACCAGGAAATGACTGGGCCGTTATGAAAATACTACCAAATGAGACGACACAAAAGTATGCGGGAGATGTTCAAGGCTTTTATGAATTAGATTACTCTGTTGCAGCAAGTAAATCACTTATAAGTATTACTGGCTACGGAGTCGATACTGAAGCAGAAAGATCTTTTGCTCAACAAAACGGCATCGGTTATATAGAGAGTATTGGAAGAACTGGCCTAATTCGCCATAAGGTTGATACGACTGGTGGTAATTCTGGCTCAAGTATTATTAATCTAAAATCGGGAAAAATTGTTGGTGTTCACTCACATGGTGGCTGCTCAATCAATCACTATAGTAATACAACAAATCTTGGAACAAGCGTTTCGACAAATATATCATTCAATAAAGCGATTCAAGCTTGTCTTGATTCAGAATAA